From one Armatimonadota bacterium genomic stretch:
- a CDS encoding NHL repeat-containing protein: MSRIIPIFSIAILAIVVVSATQPAPFERTTSELDFQFCITGFEHDSFFGEPSALALDDRNCLLYVADLKFGISLFTSDGVPKGQLGIQSGIEKPVGVAVDSGGNLYVANDSGGPIRVMAKNGEITEIEIPVEQGEEVPKVGRMTFDRDGNLYLVDRAGCRIYVFDKNRKLKLKFGAKGDKRGQFKSLCDVAVDRQGRVYALDASGTPVQVFDKKGKYLFKFGFRGGGLEDIGIASGIFVDRHDQIWIVDKGQHCLKVFDRSGTFLRKLGVYGTEGGAFFHPIDMEMDKFGRVYVAEAGGRRVQVFSLVKPYEPFQPADIGGNLLYP; this comes from the coding sequence ATGTCGAGAATAATTCCTATTTTCAGCATTGCCATCCTAGCTATTGTTGTCGTTTCAGCTACCCAACCTGCGCCGTTTGAAAGGACAACTTCTGAGTTGGATTTCCAATTTTGTATAACCGGCTTTGAGCATGATAGTTTTTTTGGTGAGCCTTCTGCACTTGCGCTAGATGATAGGAACTGCTTATTATACGTTGCTGATTTGAAGTTTGGCATAAGTTTGTTTACTTCTGACGGTGTTCCAAAGGGACAGCTGGGGATTCAGTCTGGTATTGAGAAGCCCGTTGGCGTAGCGGTGGACTCGGGTGGGAACCTCTATGTTGCTAATGATTCGGGCGGTCCGATTCGAGTAATGGCTAAAAATGGAGAAATTACTGAGATAGAAATTCCCGTGGAGCAAGGTGAAGAGGTGCCCAAGGTCGGTAGGATGACTTTCGACCGGGATGGCAACCTCTATTTGGTTGATCGCGCTGGGTGCCGGATATATGTTTTTGACAAGAATCGCAAGCTAAAGCTGAAGTTTGGTGCAAAAGGCGACAAACGCGGTCAATTCAAATCGCTTTGCGATGTTGCGGTTGATCGCCAAGGTAGAGTCTATGCCCTCGACGCATCTGGTACGCCTGTCCAAGTGTTTGATAAGAAAGGCAAGTATCTATTCAAATTTGGCTTCCGAGGTGGTGGGTTGGAAGACATAGGGATTGCCTCTGGTATTTTTGTTGACCGACATGACCAAATATGGATTGTGGACAAAGGTCAGCATTGCCTAAAAGTGTTTGACCGCTCTGGCACTTTCTTGAGAAAGCTTGGGGTTTATGGGACTGAGGGTGGCGCATTTTTCCACCCTATTGATATGGAGATGGATAAGTTTGGAAGAGTTTATGTGGCTGAGGCAGGGGGACGCCGTGTGCAGGTATTTTCGCTGGTAAAGCCATATGAACCATTTCAACCTGCGGATATTGGTGGAAATCTTTTGTATCCATGA
- a CDS encoding cytochrome c biogenesis protein ResB, with translation MSDREVHNHKSDVEETEPIGELAIFASLWKLFSSMKTAIVLLLLLALASVFGTFKEAPDVYHSWWYATLLGLMLVNLLVCSINRFGIAWRRTFSPAISITPKQVGAMKRSEQFCTPLPSQEATARIVTTLRSRAYKVLHVEEEGNISLYSTKGRLAIWGPYLTHLSILVIFLGAVIGAKFGFEGVVVIPEGEMVSVYFAKDSGQEKPLGFELKLHNFHIVCDNQGRPSAYNSDLEVFDGGRSALRKVIDVNRPLTYKGISFFQASYGLTLRVAVTSPNGETGSANFWIDVVESEGSVDYRLPNVEPQGIRLGGKEMGVFIHDFAPNFRGMVPKYMVALPPDPAALIYLNERYPSEMSVENWKSLGWIRSGQTVDFSGYKVTLEAIEYSKLDISRNPGLPILYAGFMLVLFGILAAFYINHRIIRVSVLSSEDGALVVVGATSRADSSIFDKDFERIRDCLKSES, from the coding sequence GTGTCCGACCGCGAAGTTCATAATCATAAGAGTGACGTTGAAGAAACAGAACCGATAGGTGAATTGGCGATATTTGCTTCGCTGTGGAAGCTTTTCTCGTCTATGAAAACCGCCATAGTTCTACTTTTATTGCTTGCACTGGCGTCCGTATTCGGAACTTTCAAAGAGGCTCCGGACGTTTATCATTCATGGTGGTACGCAACCCTCCTGGGTTTAATGCTAGTCAATCTCTTGGTTTGCAGCATAAACCGCTTTGGTATCGCATGGCGCAGAACTTTTTCGCCTGCTATCTCGATTACGCCCAAGCAGGTTGGAGCGATGAAGAGGTCTGAGCAATTTTGTACCCCTCTGCCTTCCCAGGAAGCTACGGCGAGAATTGTAACAACCCTACGTTCTAGAGCGTACAAAGTATTGCATGTAGAAGAGGAAGGAAATATATCACTTTACTCCACAAAGGGGCGTCTTGCAATCTGGGGGCCGTATTTAACCCACCTGAGTATTCTTGTAATTTTTCTTGGGGCCGTTATAGGTGCAAAGTTTGGCTTCGAGGGAGTTGTAGTTATTCCAGAGGGTGAAATGGTCTCAGTCTACTTTGCAAAAGACTCAGGTCAAGAAAAGCCGCTAGGATTTGAACTGAAGCTACACAATTTCCACATAGTGTGCGATAACCAAGGCCGGCCGAGCGCATATAACAGCGACTTGGAGGTCTTCGACGGAGGTCGCTCAGCTTTGCGGAAAGTGATAGACGTAAACCGGCCACTTACCTACAAAGGGATATCGTTCTTTCAGGCGAGCTATGGGCTAACTCTAAGAGTTGCTGTTACTTCTCCCAATGGTGAGACAGGGTCGGCGAATTTTTGGATTGATGTGGTAGAATCAGAGGGGTCAGTGGACTACAGGCTGCCGAATGTGGAGCCCCAGGGAATCCGCCTTGGGGGTAAGGAGATGGGGGTATTTATCCACGACTTCGCACCAAATTTCAGAGGAATGGTACCAAAATATATGGTCGCACTGCCTCCTGATCCAGCGGCGCTGATATATCTAAATGAGCGTTACCCTAGCGAAATGAGCGTTGAGAACTGGAAATCGCTTGGGTGGATTAGGTCCGGCCAGACGGTTGATTTTAGTGGATATAAAGTTACTTTGGAGGCAATTGAATACTCAAAGCTTGATATCTCCCGCAACCCAGGACTACCAATCTTATATGCCGGATTCATGCTTGTTTTATTTGGCATACTTGCGGCATTTTATATTAATCATAGGATTATTCGAGTAAGCGTATTATCAAGTGAGGATGGAGCTTTGGTTGTGGTTGGTGCAACATCGAGAGCCGACTCATCAATTTTCGATAAGGATTTCGAGCGAATTAGGGATTGCTTGAAATCAGAGTCTTAG
- the ccsB gene encoding c-type cytochrome biogenesis protein CcsB — MTNQLSLVFFKIAIGFYIGAAVFYIANFLSQRRAFGDIGRVVLIIAVIPHICAVIIRGIVSNRPPFLNLYEYMLSVTLGVVILYLALEFSTKSKIFGAVAVPLVALACVFTSRLPSEVAWTMPALKSAWRVPHISTAILAYSAFTIAFCLGVLYLLREHVGKVGGFLASRLPSLDVLDHTAYRMIAFGFLMQTALLLTGAVWAQFAFGRPWSWDPKEVWALITWLVYAAYLHTRLSMGWKGRRSIILTIVGFAVVLFTLFGVNWIGRGYHATYQ; from the coding sequence ATGACAAATCAACTTAGCCTAGTATTCTTTAAAATTGCAATTGGGTTTTATATAGGTGCGGCTGTGTTTTATATTGCCAACTTCTTAAGTCAGCGAAGGGCGTTTGGTGATATTGGGAGGGTAGTCCTAATTATCGCTGTCATACCACATATATGTGCAGTAATCATTCGGGGAATCGTTTCAAATCGCCCACCATTTTTAAATTTGTATGAGTACATGCTTTCGGTTACGCTAGGCGTTGTAATATTATACCTGGCGCTAGAATTTTCCACTAAGAGCAAGATTTTCGGGGCAGTTGCTGTGCCGCTGGTAGCTTTGGCGTGTGTTTTTACCTCACGTCTACCTAGCGAGGTAGCATGGACCATGCCAGCGTTAAAGAGCGCATGGCGCGTGCCCCACATCTCAACCGCTATACTGGCATATTCAGCTTTTACTATAGCGTTTTGTCTAGGCGTTCTCTATCTTCTTCGCGAGCATGTCGGAAAAGTGGGAGGATTTCTAGCAAGCAGACTTCCTTCGCTAGATGTGCTTGATCATACTGCCTATCGAATGATTGCTTTTGGGTTTCTTATGCAAACTGCACTATTGCTTACAGGCGCTGTGTGGGCGCAATTTGCTTTCGGGCGGCCTTGGAGCTGGGACCCAAAGGAAGTCTGGGCTCTAATAACATGGCTTGTTTATGCCGCGTATCTTCACACTCGTTTGAGCATGGGGTGGAAGGGTCGAAGATCTATTATCCTGACGATTGTTGGGTTTGCAGTTGTGCTCTTTACATTATTTGGTGTGAACTGGATAGGTAGAGGCTACCACGCAACCTACCAGTAG